From a region of the Myxococcaceae bacterium JPH2 genome:
- the clpA gene encoding ATP-dependent Clp protease ATP-binding subunit ClpA, with protein MAGPSIAKELQASFRTALDEARKMRHEYLTLEHLLLALTKDARTREVLKGCGANVKRLQDRLVEFLEETVERLPEGVEAEPQQTIGVERVLQRAAVHAYSAEQKVIDGGDVLVALFREEESQALYLLQQEGVSRLDLLNFISHGISKDGESAEETESRPAHAGEEDEGEAPRKSPLEAYTVQLNDEAKAGRIDPLIGREKELERTIQVLCRRRKNNPLYVGEAGVGKTAIAEGLALHIVEGKVPEALKNAVVYSLDMGALLAGTKFRGQFEERLKGVLKQLQEQPDAILFIDEIHTIVGAGATSGGSMDASNLLKPALASGRLRCIGSTTYQEYKSAFERDRALSRRFQKVEVGEPSIEDTVLILEGLKSRYEEHHHVTYAPEAIRAAAELSAKHINDRFLPDKAIDVMDETGAAERLKPEGVRTGKVTAADIEHVVSKMARVPAKSVSASEGVQLQNLEKELQSVIFGQDAAIHDLVSAIKLARSGLRAPEKPIGSFLFSGPTGVGKTELAKQLAQTLGVEFLRYDMSEYSEKHTVSRLIGAPPGYVGFDQGGLLTDAVRKHPYAVVVLDEIEKAHPDLFNILLQVMDHATLTDNNGRKADFRNIVLILTTNAGAREMSTKSLGFGDQKQVADANRAKKAIENTFTPEFRNRLDGWILFSGLPPEVILKVVDKEVALLQKVLDEKKVKMELTPAARAWLAERGYDPAFGARPMARLVDNSLKKPLAEALLFGPLKNGGVARFDVVDDALKLQPLATA; from the coding sequence GTGGCAGGACCGTCCATCGCCAAAGAATTGCAGGCCAGCTTCCGTACCGCCCTGGATGAGGCGCGGAAGATGCGCCACGAGTACCTGACCCTCGAGCACCTGTTGCTGGCGCTCACCAAGGACGCTCGCACACGAGAGGTGCTCAAGGGCTGCGGCGCCAACGTGAAGCGGCTCCAGGACCGGCTCGTCGAGTTCCTCGAGGAGACCGTCGAGCGGCTGCCCGAGGGCGTGGAAGCCGAACCCCAACAGACCATCGGCGTGGAGCGCGTGCTCCAGCGCGCCGCGGTGCACGCCTACTCCGCCGAGCAGAAGGTCATCGACGGCGGCGACGTGCTGGTGGCGTTGTTCCGCGAAGAGGAGAGCCAGGCCCTCTACCTGCTCCAGCAGGAGGGCGTCAGCCGCCTGGACCTGCTCAACTTCATCTCCCACGGCATCTCCAAGGACGGCGAGTCCGCCGAGGAGACCGAGAGCCGTCCCGCCCACGCGGGTGAAGAAGACGAGGGCGAGGCGCCGCGCAAGAGCCCGCTCGAGGCGTACACCGTCCAGCTCAACGACGAGGCGAAGGCGGGCCGCATCGATCCGCTCATCGGCCGTGAGAAGGAGCTGGAGCGCACCATCCAGGTGCTCTGCCGCCGCCGCAAGAACAACCCGCTCTACGTGGGCGAGGCGGGCGTGGGCAAGACGGCCATCGCCGAGGGACTCGCGCTGCACATCGTCGAGGGCAAGGTGCCCGAGGCGCTGAAGAACGCGGTGGTCTACTCGCTGGACATGGGCGCGCTGCTGGCGGGCACCAAGTTCCGCGGCCAGTTCGAGGAGCGCCTCAAGGGCGTGCTCAAGCAGCTCCAGGAGCAGCCGGACGCCATCCTCTTCATCGACGAGATCCACACCATCGTCGGGGCGGGCGCCACCAGCGGCGGCTCCATGGATGCCTCCAACCTGCTCAAGCCCGCGCTGGCGAGCGGCCGGCTGCGGTGCATCGGCTCCACCACGTACCAGGAATACAAGTCCGCCTTCGAGCGGGACCGCGCCCTGTCGCGCCGCTTCCAGAAGGTGGAGGTGGGCGAGCCTTCCATCGAGGACACCGTCCTCATCCTGGAGGGGCTCAAGAGCCGGTACGAGGAGCACCACCACGTGACGTACGCGCCGGAGGCCATCCGGGCGGCGGCGGAGCTGTCGGCCAAGCACATCAACGACCGCTTCCTGCCGGACAAGGCCATCGACGTGATGGACGAGACGGGCGCCGCCGAGCGGCTCAAGCCCGAGGGCGTGCGCACCGGCAAGGTCACCGCCGCGGACATCGAGCACGTCGTCTCCAAGATGGCGCGCGTCCCCGCCAAGAGCGTGTCCGCCAGCGAGGGCGTGCAGCTGCAGAACCTGGAGAAGGAGCTGCAGTCCGTCATCTTCGGACAGGACGCGGCCATCCATGACCTGGTGAGCGCCATCAAGCTGGCGCGCTCGGGCCTGCGCGCGCCGGAGAAGCCCATCGGCAGCTTCCTCTTCTCGGGCCCCACGGGCGTGGGCAAGACGGAGCTGGCCAAGCAGCTCGCGCAGACGTTGGGCGTGGAGTTCCTGCGCTACGACATGAGCGAGTACTCGGAGAAGCACACGGTGAGCCGGCTCATCGGCGCGCCTCCGGGCTACGTGGGCTTCGACCAGGGCGGCCTCCTCACGGACGCCGTGCGCAAGCACCCCTACGCCGTGGTGGTGCTGGATGAAATCGAGAAGGCCCACCCGGACCTCTTCAACATCCTGCTCCAGGTGATGGACCACGCGACGCTGACGGACAACAACGGCCGCAAGGCCGACTTCCGCAACATCGTCCTCATCCTCACCACCAACGCGGGCGCGCGGGAGATGAGCACCAAGTCCCTGGGCTTCGGGGACCAGAAGCAGGTCGCGGATGCCAACCGCGCGAAGAAGGCCATCGAGAACACCTTCACGCCCGAGTTCCGCAACCGGCTGGACGGCTGGATTCTCTTCTCCGGTCTGCCGCCCGAGGTCATCCTCAAGGTCGTCGACAAGGAAGTGGCCCTGCTCCAGAAGGTGCTGGACGAGAAGAAGGTGAAGATGGAGCTGACGCCGGCGGCCCGCGCGTGGCTGGCCGAGCGCGGCTACGACCCGGCCTTCGGCGCGCGCCCCATGGCGCGGCTGGTGGACAACTCGCTGAAGAAGCCGCTCGCCGAGGCGCTCCTCTTCGGACCGCTGAAGAACGGCGGCGTGGCCCGCTTCGACGTCGTGGACGACGCGCTGAAGCTCCAGCCGCTGGCCACCGCGTAG
- a CDS encoding HAMP domain-containing protein produces the protein MNRSNPLVTPFRQSLGLAPKLVLVTAAVSATVAVLLTFIATRQLGDDLAERHASEGQTVALSLAIAAEQGVSAGMGSLQPLLEAFRSREDLSYIFIEDPTGYVTVHSLGGDSFPEALRLATGAKVAGGVEKGGTRVLASVEVDVAGRRLRALDVAAPVAQGRLGTVHVGMAREYVDAQVVSLRQRMLLFALLLVVAGVVASALLGRSIVRPLSELTSVAGHIVASGDLTRPIQVQSGDEVGRLATSFSQMVHKLREVTLNLQTAASALTQSTEHLNTSSTEQAQTISRQAAALQETQVTAQEIKQTSMLAAQKAEGVLSVAERADNLARAGEASIEQTMVGLNDIRAQVNAIAEKILSLGERTQQIGGITQTVKDLADQSNMLALNAAIEAVRSGEHGKGFGVVAREIRALADQSIQATTQVRELLDDIANSVTAAVRDTERGAERMEASLTQVRNSGQNLRELSSIVQDNAAAVRQIAAAVNQQNVGINQITLAVNDLSKMMDETVARIGSTGEAATTLQIISEQLTSAVKSYRVESESKPA, from the coding sequence GTGAATCGTTCGAATCCGCTCGTCACGCCCTTCCGTCAGTCGCTGGGGCTGGCGCCCAAGCTGGTGCTCGTCACGGCCGCGGTCAGCGCGACGGTGGCGGTGCTGCTGACGTTCATCGCCACGCGCCAGCTGGGAGATGACCTGGCGGAGCGCCACGCGAGCGAGGGCCAGACGGTGGCGCTGAGCCTCGCCATCGCGGCCGAGCAGGGCGTGTCCGCGGGCATGGGCTCGCTTCAGCCGCTGCTGGAGGCGTTCCGCTCGCGCGAGGACCTGTCCTACATCTTCATCGAGGACCCCACGGGCTACGTGACGGTGCACTCGCTGGGCGGCGACAGCTTCCCGGAGGCGCTGCGGCTCGCCACGGGCGCGAAGGTGGCCGGCGGCGTGGAGAAGGGCGGCACCCGCGTGCTGGCCTCGGTGGAGGTGGACGTGGCGGGGCGCCGCTTGCGCGCGCTGGACGTGGCCGCGCCCGTGGCGCAGGGCCGGCTGGGGACGGTGCACGTGGGCATGGCCCGCGAGTACGTGGACGCGCAGGTGGTGTCGCTGCGCCAGCGCATGTTGCTGTTTGCGCTGCTGCTGGTGGTGGCGGGCGTGGTGGCCTCCGCGCTGCTCGGCCGCAGCATCGTGCGCCCCCTGAGCGAGCTGACCTCGGTGGCGGGCCACATCGTCGCGTCCGGAGACCTCACGCGCCCCATCCAGGTCCAGAGCGGGGACGAGGTGGGGCGGCTCGCCACGTCGTTCTCGCAGATGGTGCACAAGCTGCGCGAGGTGACGCTGAACCTCCAGACGGCGGCCTCGGCGCTCACCCAGTCCACCGAGCACCTCAACACGTCCTCCACCGAGCAGGCGCAGACCATCTCCCGGCAGGCCGCCGCGCTCCAGGAGACGCAGGTGACGGCGCAGGAAATCAAACAGACGTCCATGCTGGCCGCGCAGAAGGCCGAGGGCGTGCTGAGCGTGGCCGAGCGCGCGGACAACCTGGCGCGCGCGGGCGAGGCGTCCATCGAGCAGACGATGGTCGGCCTCAACGACATCCGCGCGCAGGTGAACGCCATCGCGGAGAAGATTCTCAGCCTGGGCGAGCGCACGCAGCAGATTGGCGGCATCACCCAGACGGTGAAGGACCTGGCGGACCAGTCCAACATGCTGGCCCTCAACGCGGCCATCGAGGCGGTGCGCTCGGGCGAGCACGGCAAGGGCTTTGGCGTGGTGGCGCGAGAGATTCGCGCGCTCGCGGACCAGTCCATCCAGGCCACCACGCAGGTGCGCGAGCTGCTGGATGACATCGCCAACTCCGTCACCGCCGCCGTGCGCGACACCGAGCGCGGCGCCGAGCGCATGGAGGCGAGCCTCACGCAGGTGCGCAACAGCGGGCAGAACCTGCGCGAGCTGTCCTCCATCGTCCAGGACAACGCCGCGGCCGTGCGACAGATTGCCGCCGCGGTGAATCAGCAGAACGTGGGCATCAACCAAATCACCCTGGCAGTGAACGACTTGTCCAAGATGATGGACGAGACGGTGGCCCGCATCGGCTCCACGGGCGAGGCCGCCACCACGCTGCAAATCATCTCCGAGCAGCTCACCAGCGCGGTGAAGAGCTACCGCGTCGAGTCCGAGTCGAAGCCGGCGTAG
- a CDS encoding chemotaxis protein CheB, which translates to MNAKRPIRVLVVDDSPTMANTVTALLTEEPRIEVVGRAADGNRAVQLARLLRPDVITMDLLLPGLDGPAAIAAIMSQSPARILVVSAVAEQRGVDLGFQAMSAGALELIGKPNVTNVDELRKWGKDLAHSVCLMAEVPVISRRPRPASAPPPPAGARVDAFGLVASTGGPPALADVLSKLPADLPVPVLIAQHITVGFTQGMVRWLSQVSAMVVGMARDGERLEPGRIYFPLDGHDLLVDSGGFARLQRNKGGPCPSGDVLLASMAAAYGRRCGGGVLTGMGDDGARGLVAIREAGGVTFAQDEATSVVYGMPRAAMEMKATDRSVPLSAVPNLILQSCMRPPYRGAQGSDGGGSTP; encoded by the coding sequence TTGAACGCGAAGCGTCCCATCCGGGTGTTGGTGGTGGACGACTCGCCCACCATGGCGAACACCGTCACCGCGCTCCTGACCGAGGAGCCGCGCATCGAGGTCGTGGGCCGAGCCGCGGACGGCAACCGCGCCGTGCAGCTCGCGCGGCTGTTGCGCCCGGACGTCATCACGATGGACCTCTTGCTGCCGGGGCTGGATGGTCCGGCGGCCATCGCGGCCATCATGTCGCAGTCGCCCGCGCGCATCCTGGTGGTGAGCGCGGTGGCGGAGCAGCGCGGCGTGGACCTGGGCTTCCAGGCCATGAGCGCGGGCGCGCTGGAGCTCATCGGCAAGCCCAACGTCACCAACGTGGACGAGCTGCGCAAGTGGGGCAAGGACCTGGCCCACTCGGTGTGCCTCATGGCGGAGGTGCCCGTCATCTCGCGACGCCCGCGCCCCGCCTCGGCGCCGCCTCCTCCCGCGGGGGCTCGGGTGGATGCCTTTGGATTGGTGGCCTCCACGGGCGGACCTCCCGCGCTGGCGGATGTGCTGTCCAAGCTGCCGGCGGACCTGCCCGTGCCGGTGCTCATCGCGCAGCACATCACCGTGGGCTTCACGCAGGGCATGGTGCGGTGGCTGTCCCAGGTGTCCGCGATGGTGGTGGGCATGGCGCGCGATGGCGAGCGGCTGGAGCCCGGCCGCATCTACTTCCCGCTGGATGGTCACGACCTGCTGGTGGACAGCGGCGGCTTCGCGCGGCTCCAGCGCAACAAGGGCGGCCCGTGTCCCTCGGGAGACGTGCTGCTGGCCTCGATGGCGGCGGCGTATGGCCGGCGCTGTGGCGGCGGCGTGCTCACCGGCATGGGCGACGACGGCGCGCGCGGGCTCGTCGCCATCCGCGAGGCGGGCGGCGTCACCTTCGCGCAGGATGAGGCCACCAGCGTGGTGTACGGGATGCCCCGCGCCGCCATGGAGATGAAGGCCACCGACCGCTCCGTGCCGCTGTCCGCGGTGCCGAACCTCATCCTCCAGAGCTGCATGCGCCCGCCCTACCGAGGGGCGCAGGGCTCGGATGGGGGAGGTTCCACCCCATGA
- a CDS encoding response regulator: MAVDAMLQGLVVGFAAEAQEVIQKVTMDLLEIERDGLESEALGKIYVRLGRHLHTLKGSAASLGLQDLSDIAHRLEDALAPVKASTQKMPRGLVDTLLHGLDLFMLRAQAHADGRGEQLPDPAAALAQLVADAPAPELAGATRNPSGGAELTAPSVAGPGAAEAAALAMTEALSETAEAGWRVSARQVTALMREVERLREVRLRVEERSRELERVATLLARQGLLAETAEARTLLSGTGRSLRTDGEETSDIVDALEDGLKAITTRPVRTILEPLQRMVRDLSRQLGKEARLSVVGAEVSLDRRLLEKLQGALVHLLRNAVDHGLELPGERELAGKHHEGALTLRIEQQGNLLYLEASDDGRGIDLGAVRRAAEKRGVASADETSRLNDNQVRDLIFRPGFSTRSDVTDTSGRGVGLDAVRAAVESLQGRIEVASTPGQGTRFVLTLPVDLGSSPVLVVRALEQLVGLPMLAVEATQLARLEALRVGKRRAHLEYQGQLLPVVNLGARLGLCAPAAPAEGQPLLIVQSGGRRVALAVDAVVGDRDLVIRPLPAEVRDVPSWQGAATLSRGELLLILRPDWVVGDTEKTTVGAASRRALVVDDSLTARALHRAMLEAGGFTVHLAASGARALERLQADTYDVVICDLDMEEMDGTQLIAHLRDRKETRALPVILVSAHDSASARERGLQAGADGFLSKRECAAGRLLAEVLDVMSRKGSRV, from the coding sequence ATGGCCGTTGACGCGATGTTGCAGGGGTTGGTCGTCGGGTTCGCCGCCGAGGCCCAGGAGGTCATCCAGAAGGTCACCATGGACCTGCTGGAGATCGAGCGCGATGGCCTGGAGTCCGAGGCGCTCGGGAAAATCTACGTGCGGCTGGGGCGCCACCTGCACACGCTCAAGGGCAGCGCGGCCTCGCTGGGGCTGCAGGACCTGAGCGACATCGCCCACCGGCTCGAGGATGCGCTCGCGCCGGTGAAGGCCAGCACGCAGAAGATGCCGCGCGGGCTGGTGGACACGCTGCTGCATGGGCTGGACCTGTTCATGCTGCGCGCGCAGGCGCACGCGGATGGCCGAGGCGAGCAGCTCCCGGACCCGGCCGCGGCCCTGGCTCAGCTCGTGGCGGATGCGCCGGCCCCGGAGCTGGCAGGCGCGACGAGAAACCCCAGCGGTGGTGCCGAACTCACGGCGCCTTCCGTCGCGGGACCGGGCGCGGCGGAGGCGGCGGCGCTGGCCATGACGGAAGCGCTCAGCGAGACGGCCGAGGCGGGCTGGCGCGTGAGCGCGCGGCAGGTGACGGCGCTGATGCGCGAGGTGGAGCGCCTGCGCGAGGTCCGCCTGCGCGTGGAGGAGCGCAGCCGCGAGCTGGAGCGGGTGGCGACGCTGCTCGCGCGGCAAGGGCTCCTGGCGGAGACGGCCGAGGCGCGCACGCTGCTGTCGGGAACGGGCCGCTCGCTGCGCACCGATGGCGAGGAGACGAGCGACATCGTCGACGCGCTGGAGGACGGCCTCAAGGCCATCACCACGCGGCCGGTGCGCACCATCCTCGAGCCGCTCCAGCGCATGGTGCGCGACCTGTCGCGGCAGTTGGGCAAGGAGGCGCGGCTGTCGGTGGTGGGCGCGGAGGTGTCGTTGGACCGGCGCCTGCTGGAGAAGCTCCAGGGCGCGCTCGTGCACCTGCTGCGCAACGCGGTGGACCACGGCCTGGAGCTGCCCGGAGAGCGCGAACTCGCGGGCAAGCACCACGAGGGCGCGCTCACCCTGCGCATCGAGCAGCAGGGAAACCTCCTGTACCTGGAGGCGAGCGACGACGGGCGCGGCATCGACCTGGGCGCGGTGCGCCGGGCGGCCGAGAAGCGCGGCGTGGCCAGCGCGGACGAGACCTCGCGGCTCAACGACAATCAGGTGCGCGACCTCATCTTCCGCCCGGGCTTCAGCACGCGCTCGGATGTGACGGACACCTCCGGGCGCGGCGTGGGCCTGGACGCGGTGCGCGCGGCGGTGGAGTCGCTCCAGGGCCGCATCGAGGTGGCGAGCACGCCGGGGCAGGGCACGCGCTTCGTGCTGACGTTGCCGGTGGACCTGGGCAGCTCGCCGGTGCTGGTGGTGCGCGCGCTGGAGCAACTGGTGGGTCTGCCCATGCTGGCCGTGGAGGCCACGCAGCTGGCGCGCCTCGAGGCGCTCCGGGTGGGCAAGCGCCGCGCGCATCTGGAGTACCAGGGGCAGCTGTTGCCGGTGGTGAACCTGGGCGCGCGCCTGGGCCTGTGCGCCCCCGCGGCCCCGGCCGAGGGACAGCCGCTGCTCATCGTGCAGAGCGGTGGGCGCCGGGTGGCGCTCGCGGTGGACGCGGTGGTGGGGGACCGGGACCTGGTCATCCGCCCGCTGCCCGCCGAGGTGCGCGACGTGCCCTCCTGGCAGGGCGCGGCCACGCTCAGCCGCGGCGAGCTCTTGCTCATCCTCCGCCCGGATTGGGTGGTGGGGGATACGGAGAAGACGACGGTGGGCGCGGCCAGCCGCCGGGCGCTGGTGGTGGATGACTCGCTCACCGCGCGGGCGCTCCACCGGGCCATGCTGGAGGCCGGTGGCTTCACGGTGCACCTGGCCGCCAGCGGCGCTCGCGCCCTGGAGCGGTTGCAGGCGGATACCTACGACGTGGTCATCTGCGACCTGGACATGGAAGAGATGGACGGCACGCAGCTCATCGCCCACTTGAGGGACCGGAAGGAGACGCGCGCGCTGCCCGTCATCCTGGTGTCCGCGCACGACAGCGCGTCCGCGCGAGAGCGAGGACTGCAGGCAGGTGCCGACGGCTTCCTCAGCAAGCGCGAGTGCGCGGCGGGACGGCTGTTGGCCGAGGTGCTCGACGTCATGAGCCGCAAGGGGAGTCGCGTTTGA
- a CDS encoding chemotaxis protein CheW, which produces MKVTPRMVEEAQEAEARDLLARRAARLRERGENTVEEAVHWIAEFPLGEERYALPLESLRAALPLRMVTPVPLSAPAVIGVLRFQGQVLSALSLASLLGGHGWRQDPAVLLVVEKGDGELCALDCEAIPRPTTLPLAAVEAARARTEGAVMEIFTSDRQLIHLIDLKRLFSERDTGGRHGR; this is translated from the coding sequence ATGAAGGTCACTCCGCGGATGGTGGAGGAGGCCCAGGAGGCCGAGGCCAGGGACCTGCTGGCGCGCCGCGCTGCCCGGCTGCGTGAGCGAGGCGAGAACACCGTCGAGGAGGCGGTCCATTGGATCGCCGAGTTCCCGCTGGGCGAGGAGCGCTACGCGCTGCCGCTGGAGTCGCTGCGCGCCGCGCTGCCCCTGCGCATGGTGACGCCGGTGCCGCTGTCCGCGCCCGCGGTCATCGGGGTGCTGCGCTTCCAGGGTCAGGTGCTCTCCGCGCTCAGCCTCGCGTCGCTCCTGGGCGGACACGGCTGGCGCCAGGACCCCGCGGTCCTGCTGGTGGTGGAGAAGGGCGATGGTGAGCTGTGCGCCCTCGACTGCGAGGCCATCCCGCGTCCCACCACGCTGCCCCTGGCGGCCGTGGAGGCCGCGCGCGCGCGGACGGAGGGCGCGGTGATGGAGATCTTCACCTCGGACCGCCAGCTCATCCACCTCATCGACCTGAAGCGCCTGTTCTCCGAGCGGGACACTGGGGGGCGCCATGGCCGTTGA
- a CDS encoding SAM-dependent methyltransferase, translating into MSGGLDPRLLARAREVVAATTGFRDDAIAGEAMERVVRAELARGRAVGEMLGELLRPDSPLAALLVRAVLVGETYFFRQPEHFRFLAHEGIPAALRRGGLMLRGWSAGCASGEEPYSLAACLLACAPAGVAVEVLGTDIHEASLETARRATYGSWSRRESAPQLFPLYMAEPDGRHVTIHPAVRRVTHFAPANLLAPPLERWGHFDFILCRNVLTYFSTAARDVAIAHLASALVPGGMLMLGTVEVDRVPAGLVREGPPELQAFRRPLPGELAPPPPVRAPVPRPVPPRRVSPPPPPPPALVAPPPMPSRMHLDALERIEEGDEPGAAAVLESLVKQAPDYLPGLLELALLRERGGARDAAFPLMRALRARACQLPPDALVEGPEALPARFYQASADAYLNLGSLE; encoded by the coding sequence ATGAGCGGAGGGCTCGACCCCCGGCTCCTCGCCCGCGCGCGCGAGGTGGTGGCCGCCACGACCGGCTTCCGCGACGACGCCATCGCGGGAGAGGCCATGGAGCGCGTGGTGCGCGCGGAGCTGGCGCGCGGGCGCGCCGTGGGCGAGATGCTGGGCGAGCTGCTCCGGCCTGACTCGCCGCTCGCCGCGCTGCTCGTCCGCGCGGTGCTGGTGGGCGAGACGTACTTCTTCCGGCAACCGGAGCACTTCCGGTTCCTCGCGCACGAAGGCATCCCCGCGGCGCTGCGGCGGGGTGGGCTGATGCTGCGCGGTTGGAGCGCCGGATGCGCCAGCGGCGAGGAGCCCTACTCGCTGGCGGCGTGCCTCCTGGCGTGCGCCCCCGCGGGCGTCGCCGTGGAGGTGCTGGGCACCGACATCCACGAGGCGAGCCTGGAGACCGCGCGCCGCGCGACGTACGGCTCGTGGTCTCGGCGCGAGTCCGCCCCGCAGCTGTTTCCCCTCTATATGGCCGAGCCGGATGGCCGGCACGTCACCATCCACCCGGCGGTCCGCCGCGTCACCCACTTCGCCCCGGCGAACCTGCTGGCCCCGCCGCTGGAGCGCTGGGGGCACTTCGACTTCATCCTCTGCCGCAACGTGCTGACCTACTTCTCGACGGCCGCGCGTGACGTGGCCATCGCGCACCTGGCGAGCGCGCTCGTGCCCGGGGGAATGTTGATGCTGGGCACCGTGGAGGTGGACCGCGTGCCGGCGGGGCTGGTGCGTGAGGGGCCGCCCGAGCTTCAGGCCTTCCGCCGCCCGCTGCCCGGAGAGCTGGCGCCGCCTCCTCCGGTGCGCGCGCCCGTGCCGCGCCCCGTTCCGCCTCGGCGCGTGTCTCCGCCACCTCCACCTCCGCCCGCGTTGGTGGCGCCTCCGCCCATGCCCTCGCGCATGCACCTGGACGCGCTGGAGCGCATCGAGGAGGGCGATGAGCCTGGGGCCGCCGCGGTGCTGGAGTCGCTCGTGAAGCAGGCCCCGGACTATCTGCCCGGGCTCTTGGAGCTGGCGCTCCTGCGCGAGCGCGGCGGGGCCCGTGACGCGGCCTTTCCGCTGATGCGAGCCCTCCGGGCGCGCGCCTGTCAGCTTCCTCCCGATGCGCTGGTGGAGGGCCCCGAGGCCCTGCCGGCGCGCTTCTACCAGGCGTCCGCGGACGCCTACCTCAACCTGGGGTCGCTCGAATGA
- a CDS encoding response regulator, which produces MSLPSLLLVDDSDAILALERAILSGHYTIHTASNGREALDKVGRLQPAAMLLDLSMPEMDGDEVLQRMKADPVLAGIPVIIISSEKSRAEACMGLGAEAFLAKPFRADELLQTVGDALASARRRMRTGSLLVLRLSVGDLEFAVPLDAVREVLLQPQTRPMPTGPAYLRDYVELRGAPVCVLDVAQRLGLVHKVPLVERMLVVIQVDGVALALAVDTVRDPEEYAAADIDRRETVGGADHGLLREGLIGMLRVGGRNQPILDPKVFIARGLLRELPTLLAPVEVERSA; this is translated from the coding sequence GTGAGCCTGCCGTCCCTGCTGCTCGTCGACGACAGCGACGCCATCCTGGCGCTGGAGCGGGCCATCCTCTCGGGCCATTACACCATTCACACCGCCAGCAACGGGCGCGAGGCCTTGGACAAGGTGGGCCGGCTGCAGCCCGCGGCCATGCTGCTGGACCTGTCCATGCCGGAGATGGACGGCGACGAGGTGCTGCAGCGGATGAAGGCGGATCCGGTGCTGGCGGGCATCCCGGTCATCATCATCTCCTCGGAGAAGTCGCGCGCGGAGGCGTGCATGGGGCTGGGGGCCGAGGCGTTCCTGGCCAAGCCCTTCCGCGCGGACGAGCTGCTGCAGACGGTGGGTGACGCGCTCGCGAGCGCGCGGCGCCGGATGCGCACGGGCTCGCTGCTGGTGCTTCGGCTGTCGGTGGGAGACCTGGAGTTCGCCGTGCCGCTGGACGCGGTGCGCGAGGTGCTCCTGCAGCCACAGACGCGGCCGATGCCCACCGGGCCCGCGTACCTGCGCGACTACGTGGAGCTGCGCGGCGCGCCGGTGTGCGTGCTGGACGTGGCGCAGCGGCTGGGGCTTGTGCACAAGGTGCCGCTCGTGGAGCGCATGCTGGTGGTCATCCAGGTGGATGGCGTGGCGCTGGCGCTCGCCGTGGACACCGTGCGCGACCCCGAGGAGTACGCGGCGGCGGACATCGACCGGCGCGAGACGGTGGGCGGCGCCGACCATGGCCTCTTGCGCGAGGGCCTCATCGGGATGCTGCGCGTGGGTGGCCGCAACCAGCCCATCCTGGACCCCAAGGTGTTCATCGCGCGCGGCCTCCTGCGCGAGCTGCCGACGCTCCTGGCGCCGGTGGAGGTGGAGCGGAGCGCATGA
- a CDS encoding response regulator, whose product MSTNVLLVDDSPTVRNILKIYLMNLKVGIVEADDAARALQLVRLVPVSVVIADINMPGMDGITFVKELRASSMPLVRVVPVILLTAEKSVDLRQKGTEAGANAFIQKPVSHNELTETVRQFLPRT is encoded by the coding sequence GTGAGCACCAACGTCTTGCTGGTCGACGACAGCCCGACCGTCCGCAACATCCTCAAGATCTACCTGATGAATTTGAAGGTAGGCATTGTCGAGGCCGACGACGCCGCGCGTGCATTGCAGCTCGTGCGGCTTGTGCCCGTGAGCGTGGTGATCGCGGACATCAACATGCCGGGCATGGACGGCATCACCTTCGTGAAGGAGTTGCGGGCCAGCAGCATGCCCCTGGTGCGGGTGGTGCCCGTCATCCTGCTGACGGCCGAGAAGAGCGTGGACCTCCGGCAGAAGGGCACGGAGGCCGGGGCCAATGCGTTCATCCAGAAGCCGGTGTCTCACAATGAGCTGACGGAGACCGTCCGCCAGTTCCTGCCCCGGACCTGA